GCCCTCCGGCGGGTCGATTCCGTCCGTCGAACCGTCCCACGGGGGACCGGTCGGTGGGGCGGAGGAGCTCATGGCCGAAGCGTACCGGCGAGGGGTGACGGCAGGACCGCCCGGGTGGTGCCCGGCGGGTCGGGTCCGGTGGGGTGCGGTGGCCGACGTTCGGTGCGGTCGAACGGGCGCGACGGGCGGCGTCCACCTCTTGTGAACGACTTCACATGCCCGAGCGACGGCTGCTAACCTGCGCCTCCCGTGCGGAGGCGCTTCAATGGTCTCGCCCCGTGACGGATCCGGACCCCTCGCCCCCACCTCCAAGGAAGAAGGTCACCACCCGTGCTGGTCGAGTACCTGCCCATCGTGCTGCTCTTCGTCGTCGCCACGCTGTTCGTGGTGCTGTCCGTGGCGGTGTCGTCCAAGCTCGGCCCGAAGAACCCGAGCCCGGCGAAGGAAGCGCCCTACGAATCCGGCATCATCCCCGAGCCCGAGACGGCCATCGCCGGCCAGCGCTTTCCGGTGAAGTTCTACCTGATCGCCATGCTCTTCATCATCTTCGATGTCGAGGCGGTCTTCCTCTACCCGTGGGCCACGGTCCTCGCGGAGCTGTCGTGGTACGGCCTGGCGACCATGGGCGTGTTCATCGCCCTGCTGCTGGAGTCCTACTACTACGTGGTCCGCAAGGGCGGCCTGGACTGGGAGTGATCACATGGGCATAGAGTCCCGCCTGCCCGACGGCATCCTGCTGACCAGCGCCGAGAAGCTGCTGGGCATCGCCCGCGCAGGCTCGCTGTTCCCCGCCACGTTCGGCCTGGCCTGCTGCGCCATCGAGATGATGTCGACCGGTGCGGCCCACTACGACCTGGCCCGCTTCGGCATGGAGGTCTTCCGTGCCTCACCGCGGCAGGCCGACCTGATGATCGTCGCCGGTCGCGTGAGCCAGAAGATGGCCCCGATCGTGCGCAACCTCTACGACCAGATGGCGGACCCCAAGTGGGTCATCTCCATGGGTGTCTGCGCGTCCTCGGGTGGCATGTTCAACAACTACGCCATCGTGCAGGGCGTCGACCACATCATCCCGGTCGACATGTACGTCCCCGGCTGCCCGCCGCGGCCCGAGCTGCTGATGGACGGCATCCTCAAGCTGCACGAGAAGATCCGCAACGAGCAGCTCGTCGAGCGTCCCCGCAAGGGTGAGTCGATGGCGGACTTCCGCAAGCGCACCGGGTGGGTCGACGGGGAGACCATCGGCGATCCCGGCCACGTGACCGGGTCGCCCGACATGACCGCCCCCGCCCTGCACCGCATCATGCCCAAGGAAACCGTCGCTGGCGGCGGCCACACCAAGGCCGAGGCGGTCCAGCAGCGGCAGGAACAGATCGCGGCCGGCAAGCCGGGAAGCACGTGGGCGCGATGACGCACGGAGCGGAGCGAGGCCGGACGCGCGCCCACGCCGGCGCAGCCGGCACGGAGAGCAGTGCACGATGAGCGACACCACGCACACCCCCCAAGCCGAGATCCCCGACGACCGGCAGCTGCCCGACGAGGTCGACCGGGTCGACGACACGCTGGCCACCCTGCGCGACCACCTCGTCGCGACCTTCCCGTCGCTGGAGCCGCTGGAGTACCGCGGTGAGCTGACGCTGCAGGCCAGCGCCGAGGTCGTCCCCGACGTGATCGCCTTCGCCAAGTCCGACCCGGTCCTGGCCTGCGAGCTGCTGTCGGACGTCTCGGCGGTCCACTGGCCTGCCGGCGCCCGCGACGTCAACAGCCAGGAGACCACCGGCTGGCCGACCTACACCGAGGTCGAGGAGACCGGGCACATCGACGTGTCCTGGATCCTGCGTTCGGTGAGCAAGGGCCACTGGTTCCGCCTGCGTGCCTCGCTGCCCGACGACAACCCCGTCGTGGCCAGCGCCACGGCGCAGTACTCCTCGGCCAACTTCCTCGAGCGCGAGGTCTACGACCTGATGGGCGTGGAGTTCACCGGCCACCCGGCGCTGACCCGCATCATGATGCCCGACGACTGGGAGGGGCATCCGCACCGCAAGGACTACCCCCTTGGTGGCGTGGAGGTCATGTACAAGGGCCACACCGTGTCCCCGCCGGACGAGAGGGACTACTGACATGAGGATTCGGAAGGGACCCGCGCAGCGGGAAGGTGTCCGAACCGGGATGTCCGGCGGGTCTGGGGCGGCGCCCCGGGAGGAGAATCGATGAGCGGCGAATGGGCCGACGAGACCGCTGACCTGGCGACCACGGACCGCAGCGGCACGCTCGAACCCGTCGACGGCGAGTTCACCGTCGCCGGCACCGGCGACTGGCAGAACCTGCCCGACGCCGTCGAGGACGACCTCATGGTCATCAACATGGGGCCGCAGCACCCGTCCACCCACGGCGTGCTGCGCATGCTGCTGACCATGGACGGCGAGATGATCGTCGACAACCAGCCGGTCATCGGTTACCTCCACACCGGCATCGAGAAGAACGCCGAGTACCGCCCGTGGGTGCAGGGTGTCACCTTCGTGACCCGCATGGACTACCTCGCGCCGCTCCACAACGAGCTCGGCTACTGCCTGGCCGTGGAGAAGCTGCTCGGCATCAGCGACGACGTCCCCGAGCGCGCCCAGGCCATCCGCGTCATCATGACCGAGATCAACCGCATCACCTCCCACCAGGTGGCGCTGGCGACCGGCGGCATGGAGCTCGGTGCCCTGTCGGCGATGATCTACGGCTTCCGCGAGCGCGAGACGCTGCTGGACATCTTCGAGTACGTCACCGGCCTGCGGATGAACCACGCCTACATCCGCCCCGGCGGCTTGGCACAGGACGTCCCCGAGGACTTCGTGCCGCGCGTCAGCGAGGTCATCGACGAGCTGCCCGGCAAGATCGACGAGCTCGAGGACCTGCTGACGGAGAACCCGATCTGGCAGGAGCGCAACGTCGGTGTCGGCGTGCTGAGCGCCGAGCAGTGCTTCGACCTGGGCATCACCGGCCCGGTCCTGCGCTCGGCCGGTGTGGCCCACGACCTGCGCAAGTCCGCCCCCTACTGCGGCATCGAGCAGTACGACTTCGAGGTCCAGACCACAGACACCGGCGACGCCTACGGCCGGTTCCTCATCCGCGTCCGCGAGATGCGCGAGTCGATCAAGATCGTCCAGCAGGCCCTCAAGTCCCTGCCGGGCGGTCCGGTCATGGTCGCCGACAAGAAGGTCGCCTGGCCGGCACAGCTGGCGCTCGGTCCCGACGGGCTCGGCAACGCCAAGTCCTACATCGGCAAGATCATGGGCCAGTCGATGGAGGCCCTGATCCACCACTTCAAGCTGGTGACCGAGGGCTTCGAGGTGCCGAAGGGCACGGTCTACGTGCCGGTCGAGTCCCCCCGTGGAGAGCTCGGGTACCACGTGACGTCCAGCGGCACGAACAAGCCGTACCGCGTCCACGTGCGCGAACCCTCCTTCGTCCACATCGGCGCCATCCCCGCAGCCAGCCGAGGCCTGCAGGTCGCCGACGTCATCGCGGCCGTCGCCTCCCTCGACCCCGTCATGGGCGGCGTCGACCGCTAGCCGCCCGACCGCCACCCCGCGCCCACGGGGTGGCTCGGCTGGGCGCACGTCCGTGCGCCCGGAGCTCCCGCGTGTGCCCTTGTGAACGGCTTCACATATGCAGGGTCGCGCTGCTAACCTGCGAACCCCGCGCAGAGGCGATTGAATGTGCCCCCGGGCCGCCCGTGTCAGCGGGACCATCGCCCTCCGAACCGCGGACCCCTCGTCACCCACCTCCGAAAGGCCTGGCACCGTCGTGTTCTCTCCAGAGCTGCGCGCGAAGGCCGAAGCCCTGGTCGACCGCTTCCCGGTGAAGCGGAGCGCTCTGCTGCCCCTGCTGCACCTCGTCCAGCACCAGGACGGCTTCGTCAGCGATGACGGTGTCGCCGAGTGCGCCGAGCTGCTCGACCTGACCAAGGCCGAGGTCGCCGCCGTGTCGACCTTCTACACGATGTACAAGCGCGAGCCCATGGGCGAGCACCTCGTCAGCGTGTGCACCAACTTCTCCTGCGCCGTCCGCGGTGGCAAGGCCACCTACGACCGGCTGCGCGAGCACCTCGGGGTCGGGCACGACCAGACGACCGAGGACGGCAGGATCACCCTCGAGCACGCCGAGTGCCTCGGCAACTGCGAGGGTGCGCCGGTCGTCACGGTGGACTACCTCAACTACGAGTGGGTCGACCCCGACGCGGCCGTGGAGCTCGTCGAGGCCGTCCGTGCCGGCAACCCGCCGCAGCCAACCCGCGGCATGGTCCCGCCGGGCGTGCGCGCGGCGAGCCACCGCCTCGCCGGCATC
This genomic window from Euzebya rosea contains:
- a CDS encoding NADH-quinone oxidoreductase subunit A, encoding MLVEYLPIVLLFVVATLFVVLSVAVSSKLGPKNPSPAKEAPYESGIIPEPETAIAGQRFPVKFYLIAMLFIIFDVEAVFLYPWATVLAELSWYGLATMGVFIALLLESYYYVVRKGGLDWE
- a CDS encoding NADH-quinone oxidoreductase subunit NuoB, which codes for MGIESRLPDGILLTSAEKLLGIARAGSLFPATFGLACCAIEMMSTGAAHYDLARFGMEVFRASPRQADLMIVAGRVSQKMAPIVRNLYDQMADPKWVISMGVCASSGGMFNNYAIVQGVDHIIPVDMYVPGCPPRPELLMDGILKLHEKIRNEQLVERPRKGESMADFRKRTGWVDGETIGDPGHVTGSPDMTAPALHRIMPKETVAGGGHTKAEAVQQRQEQIAAGKPGSTWAR
- a CDS encoding NADH-quinone oxidoreductase subunit C: MSDTTHTPQAEIPDDRQLPDEVDRVDDTLATLRDHLVATFPSLEPLEYRGELTLQASAEVVPDVIAFAKSDPVLACELLSDVSAVHWPAGARDVNSQETTGWPTYTEVEETGHIDVSWILRSVSKGHWFRLRASLPDDNPVVASATAQYSSANFLEREVYDLMGVEFTGHPALTRIMMPDDWEGHPHRKDYPLGGVEVMYKGHTVSPPDERDY
- a CDS encoding NADH-quinone oxidoreductase subunit D gives rise to the protein MSGEWADETADLATTDRSGTLEPVDGEFTVAGTGDWQNLPDAVEDDLMVINMGPQHPSTHGVLRMLLTMDGEMIVDNQPVIGYLHTGIEKNAEYRPWVQGVTFVTRMDYLAPLHNELGYCLAVEKLLGISDDVPERAQAIRVIMTEINRITSHQVALATGGMELGALSAMIYGFRERETLLDIFEYVTGLRMNHAYIRPGGLAQDVPEDFVPRVSEVIDELPGKIDELEDLLTENPIWQERNVGVGVLSAEQCFDLGITGPVLRSAGVAHDLRKSAPYCGIEQYDFEVQTTDTGDAYGRFLIRVREMRESIKIVQQALKSLPGGPVMVADKKVAWPAQLALGPDGLGNAKSYIGKIMGQSMEALIHHFKLVTEGFEVPKGTVYVPVESPRGELGYHVTSSGTNKPYRVHVREPSFVHIGAIPAASRGLQVADVIAAVASLDPVMGGVDR
- a CDS encoding NADH-quinone oxidoreductase subunit NuoE, yielding MFSPELRAKAEALVDRFPVKRSALLPLLHLVQHQDGFVSDDGVAECAELLDLTKAEVAAVSTFYTMYKREPMGEHLVSVCTNFSCAVRGGKATYDRLREHLGVGHDQTTEDGRITLEHAECLGNCEGAPVVTVDYLNYEWVDPDAAVELVEAVRAGNPPQPTRGMVPPGVRAASHRLAGIGPIDPEGPGQRLGLATKDDGAVPTPDAGVGSGTVGVISFGAAATPPASNGRVPDEVPAPEQDAGVITDPEPPAEPGDADVAEPADTDPQADPEAQPVADDTTTPDDADDSTIGEEEGIS